The Nitrospira sp. KM1 genome includes a window with the following:
- a CDS encoding DUF3649 domain-containing protein, protein MGNVKGIKRVSWQHVASRTAAAVLGGYALAYAATACLTLILPLAKSEAVLTAAMLSFVWYTGAILWAFAAATPRRAWIGVVVPTICFAAVAFQLTSVLGP, encoded by the coding sequence ATGGGGAATGTCAAAGGGATCAAGAGAGTTTCGTGGCAGCATGTCGCTTCACGGACCGCCGCAGCGGTGCTTGGCGGCTATGCGCTGGCGTACGCGGCAACGGCCTGCCTGACGCTCATCCTGCCCTTGGCGAAATCTGAAGCGGTGTTGACCGCGGCCATGCTCTCTTTTGTCTGGTATACCGGCGCCATTCTCTGGGCTTTTGCCGCAGCCACGCCACGACGCGCCTGGATTGGAGTCGTGGTTCCAACCATCTGCTTCGCGGCGGTCGCCTTTCAGCTTACATCGGTTCTTGGTCCGTAA
- a CDS encoding PepSY domain-containing protein — translation MKDSFSQSMDWLHTWGGLLFGWLLFAIFLTGTLTVFDKDITYWMRPELHALTPSTPNVEAAANQLSKLGVHADEWWIEFPHVRDPAFTIYWEDKGAGTMEERHLDPATGDVLRVRGTRGGDFFYRFHYQLHLDRPGIWIVGASAMAMLTALVTGLVIHRRIFKDFFTFRPRATPHRAWLDAHNVTSILVLPFHLIITFTGLVIFWNTYMPAGVDLLYEGKPELAYKDVERRMEREPANVQASLGSLVDADRRARTYWRGGNTEWLGVKHPGDRHALVEVTRRADDRLALISDRVTFDGVTGEVLQVWTDNRPAFLTYSVLIGLHYLWFDHMAIRWLYFFMGLSATVMIGTGLMLWIVKRRDCHTGYRRGFQIVEGLNIAVLAGLPVAIAVFFWGNRLLPVDVADRALWEMRLFFLAWSLCAVYSFTQQDALGLWKRLLHISGLLFVLLPVLNMVTTESHVVQSLADHNWRLAGVDLVSLGVGSILCWTAWRISRPSREAVAHSTDSLVNAGQV, via the coding sequence ATGAAGGACAGTTTCTCACAGTCCATGGACTGGTTGCATACGTGGGGCGGCCTATTGTTTGGCTGGCTCTTGTTTGCCATCTTTCTCACCGGTACCCTGACCGTTTTCGATAAAGACATTACCTACTGGATGCGGCCAGAACTGCATGCTCTTACGCCTTCGACGCCGAACGTGGAAGCCGCAGCGAACCAGCTTTCAAAGCTTGGAGTTCATGCGGATGAATGGTGGATCGAATTCCCGCATGTGCGAGATCCCGCGTTCACGATTTATTGGGAAGACAAGGGTGCGGGAACCATGGAAGAACGCCATCTCGATCCCGCCACTGGCGATGTCCTTCGCGTGCGAGGAACGAGAGGGGGGGATTTTTTCTATCGATTTCACTATCAGCTTCACTTGGATCGGCCCGGTATTTGGATCGTCGGGGCTTCGGCCATGGCGATGTTGACAGCACTGGTCACTGGGCTCGTCATTCATCGGCGGATCTTCAAGGACTTTTTTACATTCAGGCCCCGAGCCACGCCGCATCGGGCTTGGTTGGACGCCCATAACGTCACCAGTATTCTGGTGCTGCCGTTCCATCTCATCATCACGTTCACAGGGTTGGTCATTTTCTGGAACACGTATATGCCCGCCGGTGTAGACCTCTTGTACGAAGGCAAGCCGGAGCTGGCGTACAAGGATGTAGAACGTCGCATGGAGCGCGAGCCGGCCAACGTTCAGGCCTCACTGGGGTCCTTAGTCGACGCGGACCGTAGGGCTCGGACATATTGGCGCGGAGGCAACACCGAGTGGCTCGGTGTGAAGCATCCTGGTGATCGCCACGCCCTCGTCGAGGTCACGCGCCGTGCCGATGACCGACTCGCTTTGATTTCGGATCGTGTCACGTTCGACGGAGTCACCGGCGAGGTTTTGCAAGTCTGGACAGACAACCGGCCGGCATTTTTGACATATTCCGTCTTGATCGGGCTTCATTACCTCTGGTTCGATCATATGGCGATTCGCTGGTTGTATTTCTTCATGGGGCTCTCTGCCACTGTCATGATCGGGACGGGTCTGATGTTGTGGATCGTCAAGAGACGCGATTGTCACACAGGCTATCGACGCGGATTTCAGATAGTTGAAGGGCTCAACATTGCCGTCCTGGCTGGTTTACCGGTAGCCATCGCGGTGTTCTTTTGGGGGAATCGCTTGCTGCCGGTTGATGTAGCGGATCGGGCCTTGTGGGAAATGCGGCTGTTCTTTCTAGCCTGGAGCCTCTGCGCCGTCTACAGCTTTACGCAGCAGGATGCGCTCGGGCTTTGGAAGCGGCTGCTCCACATATCGGGATTGCTGTTTGTTTTGCTGCCGGTTCTGAATATGGTTACGACCGAAAGCCATGTTGTTCAATCGTTGGCTGACCACAATTGGAGACTGGCCGGGGTGGATCTCGTGAGCCTGGGTGTGGGCAGCATATTGTGCTGGACCGCCTGGCGTATTAGCCGTCCGTCACGAGAAGCGGTCGCGCACTCAACCGATTCCTTGGTGAACGCCGGGCAGGTTTGA
- a CDS encoding DUF3325 domain-containing protein produces MRWVAIALCYGGLLSLCLAMPKHYRQLLHRNSSSTVRIAWTIAGWGGLAASLAAAISADGWAFGTVAWVSQLAVIGLLLVLMLPHMPRFALAVGVLSLGSVLTLLLLSLR; encoded by the coding sequence ATGCGTTGGGTGGCAATCGCACTTTGTTATGGAGGATTGCTGAGTTTGTGTCTGGCCATGCCAAAGCATTATAGGCAACTTTTGCATCGGAATTCTTCTTCGACTGTTCGAATCGCTTGGACCATAGCAGGGTGGGGAGGGTTAGCCGCCTCGTTGGCGGCTGCGATATCGGCCGATGGATGGGCATTCGGGACAGTTGCGTGGGTATCTCAATTGGCTGTCATCGGACTGTTGCTGGTGTTAATGCTTCCCCATATGCCTCGATTCGCGCTGGCCGTAGGGGTACTCAGTCTCGGGTCTGTATTGACGCTGTTGCTCTTGTCGCTCCGTTAG
- a CDS encoding RNA polymerase sigma factor, with protein sequence MTDWSNNPGIPPFSLSCSSGETSDHPVPTHLDTLVEFVKKEQAELLRFLTWKVQCPSAAADLVQEVYLRIVTLTRPEAIRDPRGFLYTTAKHLAIDYLRKKDRTLPRSEPLEQAVSVPASTPDAETTLDAKKRLAAVLQAIEELPARQRVVFIMFKFEHRTYGEIAQALNISTKTVEHHLTRAMAHCRARFEGLDSPVE encoded by the coding sequence ATGACAGATTGGTCGAACAATCCAGGCATCCCGCCGTTTTCATTGTCCTGCTCCTCGGGGGAAACCTCCGATCATCCTGTTCCTACTCATCTGGATACACTTGTTGAATTCGTGAAGAAGGAACAGGCTGAGTTACTCAGGTTTCTGACCTGGAAGGTCCAATGTCCCTCTGCAGCGGCTGACCTCGTCCAGGAAGTCTATCTCCGAATCGTTACGCTGACCAGGCCGGAGGCCATTCGTGATCCTCGTGGTTTTCTGTATACGACGGCTAAACATCTCGCCATAGACTATTTGCGGAAGAAGGATCGCACGCTTCCCAGGTCCGAACCACTTGAGCAGGCTGTGTCCGTCCCCGCATCGACTCCGGATGCCGAAACCACGCTCGACGCCAAAAAACGGTTGGCCGCAGTGCTGCAGGCAATTGAAGAGCTTCCTGCCAGGCAACGTGTGGTGTTCATCATGTTTAAGTTCGAACATCGAACGTACGGAGAGATTGCTCAGGCGTTGAACATCTCGACAAAGACGGTCGAACATCACCTCACCAGAGCTATGGCTCATTGTCGCGCCCGTTTCGAGGGATTAGATAGTCCGGTAGAATGA
- a CDS encoding FecR family protein — protein sequence MSEQERVTIGRRNNVSPVWEEANARLLRLHSGLMSEAEHQELAKWREDSAHELEFRQAELFWNALDGLGGQVSRPITTVLTGQVRPAAKAASYDPSRTRFGSWRRFSLAAAAMVLTVVLVSVLWSAVDFWLSDYRTYTGEQTSVALADGSTVYLNTQSALSVDLSASRRALVLKRGEALFEVAHDPSRPFDVSVNGVVVRAVGTTFNIDAHGKMTAVSVIEGAVRLVDQGAQYDIPAGYRLAYESGSRPGAIEPISPPKVTAWRQHEFLFDDMPLDKIVAQLNRYRSGAIVVMDSKLRSQRLTGSIALDNPEHSLKMLQQVLPFHVRQVTPYLTLISS from the coding sequence ATGTCTGAACAAGAACGTGTAACGATTGGTCGGCGGAATAATGTTTCCCCTGTATGGGAAGAGGCCAATGCACGGCTTCTGCGCCTACATTCCGGCCTGATGTCCGAAGCAGAACATCAAGAATTGGCGAAGTGGCGTGAAGATTCAGCCCATGAACTTGAATTTCGTCAGGCTGAGCTGTTCTGGAATGCGCTGGACGGATTGGGAGGGCAGGTCTCTCGTCCGATTACAACCGTACTGACGGGACAGGTTCGGCCTGCGGCCAAGGCCGCATCGTACGACCCGTCGAGAACCCGATTCGGATCATGGCGTCGATTCTCATTGGCCGCTGCAGCCATGGTGCTGACGGTTGTCCTGGTCTCGGTTCTGTGGTCTGCTGTTGACTTCTGGCTGAGCGACTATCGTACATACACCGGAGAGCAGACGTCCGTGGCCCTTGCCGATGGCTCGACTGTGTACCTGAACACGCAATCCGCTTTGTCAGTGGATTTATCCGCCAGTCGTCGTGCACTTGTGCTCAAACGGGGAGAGGCCTTGTTCGAAGTCGCTCATGATCCCTCAAGACCCTTTGACGTGAGTGTCAACGGCGTGGTTGTGCGGGCTGTCGGGACGACGTTCAACATCGATGCTCACGGCAAAATGACCGCTGTCAGCGTCATTGAAGGGGCTGTGAGATTAGTCGATCAAGGGGCGCAATATGACATACCTGCAGGGTATCGTCTCGCATATGAATCGGGATCTCGCCCCGGTGCTATTGAACCGATCAGCCCACCGAAAGTGACCGCTTGGCGTCAACACGAGTTCCTATTTGACGACATGCCGCTGGACAAGATCGTCGCGCAGTTGAATCGCTATCGATCTGGGGCAATTGTTGTTATGGATTCGAAACTCAGATCTCAACGATTGACGGGGAGCATTGCCCTCGATAACCCTGAGCATTCTCTCAAAATGCTTCAGCAGGTACTGCCATTTCATGTCAGGCAAGTGACGCCCTACCTCACGCTCATTTCCTCCTGA